TTGATCGCGCGCTTGCCCGTCAAGGGATCCGTCACCGCCTCGAGCTTCTCCTCCAGCTCCCGCAGCAGCTCCTCGCGTTCCCGCCGGGGGTCGACCGTGCCGCGCCTCTCCCGTCCCCGCAGGTTCAGGTACAGCCCGTTGATACCGATGGCGTAGGCCCGCGTGCGGCGCCAGTCGATGCCGGCCAGGTACTCCACCTCGGACGGGTCCACCCCGGTGCGCAGGTTCAGGTAACCGTTGTCCAGCAGCCAGCGGTTGACGTGGAAGGAGCGGTGGTACGGCGCGAAGCCGTGGTCGCTGATCGCCAGGACCAGGGTGCGGTCGTCCACGTGTTCCAGCGCCAGGCCCAGGGCCGCGTCGCAGGCCTGGTAGACCTCGCGGATGCGGTGCTCGTGGCGCTCGGCCTCGGCGTCGTGCATGGGCGAGTCGGGATCCATGTTGCGCCAGAAGGTGTGGCAGGTCTGGTCGGGGCTGTTGTAGTAGAAGAACAGCAGGCCGCTGTCCAGCGCGGCGAACCGCTCCAGCTCGTGGGCGAACTGGGCGGTGCGCTCCGCCAGCACCTCCGAGGACTGGGACACGTAGTCGTCGTCGCCGAAGACGCGCTCCTCGAGGGCCTTGGTGTCGTCGGGCAGTCCCTGCGTGTAGTAGGGGCCCAGCGCGCGGGCCAGATCGCGGCTGTAGTGTCCGGGCGTGCTGATGGGCATCTCCGGGTTCGCCGGGTCGATGTTGATGGGCGTGACGTAGAGGCGCAACGCCGGCGATGTCTCCATCAGGTAGAAGCGGCACACGCCCGAGACCGATTTCAACAGGGGCACCAGCTCGAAGTCCAGCGTCAGCCACGCGCTCCACTCGCCCTCGCGGAGCAGGAAACGCGTGCCCTGCACCTCGCAGAGGGCCTCGCCCCTTTGGCGGTCCAGCACGACGGAAAACGGGATCGTGGTCTCGGGATCGCCCGCGCGGTAGCTGTTCACCGGCCCGAAGAGCTCCGTCTCCACGCGCCCGCGTCGCACGAGGACCGGCACCACGCGGCCGCCCGACAGTTCCGTCTCGCCGGTCGGCGCGTCCGTGTAGTAGGTGAAGATGCCGTAGGTGCCCAGGATGTCCGGCGTCCCCATGCCGGACAGGGAATGCACCTCGCAGTCCACCGGCGGGAAGTTCGAGGGCACCTTGAATATCGTCACATCGATGCCCGCTTCGGCCAGCGGCTCCCAGAACGCGAGGCCCTGGCGCAGGTTAAGCACCTCGCCGCTGCCGCGCGGCAGCTTCCAGCCGCCCACCTTCCACCAGCGCTGCGGCGCCATGGCCTGGGCCGCGGACAGGTACGGCATCAGGGTCTCCGGATCGCGGTGGATGAAGTCGAAGATCCCGTGGCCGCCGGGATTCATGCCCGTGATGAAGTTCGACCAGGCCACCGGGGACTGGGGCGGGATGGCCGTGCCGAGGGTCTTGTAGTCGCCCTCGGCGATGAGCCGGTCGAAATTGGGCATTACGCCCTCGGCGCGGTAGCGATCGAGCAGCTTCGGGTCCATCCCGTCGAAGCCTATGCAGAGAACCTTGGGCGCGGCGCCGTAGACCATGCCGGCCAGCGCCAGGATCGCCAGCAGCGGGACCGTCACGCGGGCCTTCACTTTTCACCTCCGGTCGGCAGCAGGCTGCGTCCGCTCATCCAGGCCGGCCGGGAGACCCCGAAGAGGTCCAGGATGGTCGGCGCCAGGTCGAGCAACGACGGCCGCGTCTCGGCGAACGGCAGCGACGAGAAGAGGATGCCCGGCACCAGGCGCGGATCGACGCAGTGGTCGCCCGACCAGCTGCGCGTGTTGTCCTCGAAGACGCGGGCGGAGACCCGCCCCACGGCGGCGTCCCACCCCGTGCGCCACCCGATCTTGAAGCCGATCACGATGTCCGGTCCGTTCTCGACGTAGGGGCCGTGGTAGCAGTCTCGACCGTCCTGCACGTCGTTGACGCAGGGCGTGTCGAGGTCGTCGTCGCGCAGCTCGCGCAGCGCGGAAACGAGTTCCGCGCGCAGCGCGTCGGCCTCTGCGGGCGTCACGATGCCGGAATGCTCCCGGCCCTTCAGGTTCAGGTAGAAGCCGCCGAGCCCGTTGGCGTAGGCGCGCGTGCGCGCCCAATCGATCCGCGTCGGCTCGACGGTGGCGCCGTCGGGCACCGGCGGCGGCGTTCCTTCGGCCGGATCGTCCTGAAGGTACAGGTACCCGTTCTCCCGCAGCCAGGTGTTGAGGTTCACGCCGCGGCGGAAGGGTTTGAAGCCGTGGTCCGAGATGACGAACAGCACGTCTCCCTTTTTCAGCTTGTCCAGCGTCCGGCCCACCAGCGCGTCGGCCCGGTCGTAGAGCTCGCGGATGGCGTGGCGATGCCTCTCGGTGTCCTTGCCGGCGTTGGCCGGGTGGTCGTC
Above is a genomic segment from bacterium containing:
- a CDS encoding alkaline phosphatase family protein, whose product is MKARVTVPLLAILALAGMVYGAAPKVLCIGFDGMDPKLLDRYRAEGVMPNFDRLIAEGDYKTLGTAIPPQSPVAWSNFITGMNPGGHGIFDFIHRDPETLMPYLSAAQAMAPQRWWKVGGWKLPRGSGEVLNLRQGLAFWEPLAEAGIDVTIFKVPSNFPPVDCEVHSLSGMGTPDILGTYGIFTYYTDAPTGETELSGGRVVPVLVRRGRVETELFGPVNSYRAGDPETTIPFSVVLDRQRGEALCEVQGTRFLLREGEWSAWLTLDFELVPLLKSVSGVCRFYLMETSPALRLYVTPINIDPANPEMPISTPGHYSRDLARALGPYYTQGLPDDTKALEERVFGDDDYVSQSSEVLAERTAQFAHELERFAALDSGLLFFYYNSPDQTCHTFWRNMDPDSPMHDAEAERHEHRIREVYQACDAALGLALEHVDDRTLVLAISDHGFAPYHRSFHVNRWLLDNGYLNLRTGVDPSEVEYLAGIDWRRTRAYAIGINGLYLNLRGRERRGTVDPRREREELLRELEEKLEAVTDPLTGKRAIKYAYRTDEIYSGPQTASAPDIILGYYAGFRGSNESALGEVPGTVFADNMMKWSGDHCMAADEVPGVIVTNRRITKDDPELLDLAPTFLSLFGLEPLPEMVGRPIFEGE